The Pseudomonadota bacterium genome window below encodes:
- a CDS encoding PAS domain S-box protein, protein MSTTPHHAAARRTEPRANTPTLEGERQASRVRLAMGAVGSALVFAAIVANPGDTAAGLGPMAVVIAWLSISALTLHLVHVGAYKPWLSYLSGGADVALSCAMPFTLMASLNHNFTSGVLAALFFLDITLAALRRGPALVVVVAIASALAYVLITGLLFAGSVPSGTHYLVVDGSVVTGINFTDQMARAISMVVVGWLVAYVARSLRNSERHYHELFEAIPDGIVITRPNGTIATVNRTFAAMSGAAPSSLVGTKLDALLESIPGAGERRSTSLVEPRLALRRAGGSSSPVRIASTPIALAEGTGTVLSVRDVAEHSRLERELARNRSIDTIGRLAGGLAHDFNNILGGILGAASIATRVSERLAPPHREKLVKHFQAIENGGRDAREVVRKLLDFTRTSAAEPRRLSLARVLSDVATLCRKTFGDTIELRLDCAAEGEPTVWGDESALKQALLSVCLNAGDSTPLGGRIALGLEDAPTTRSFYASHPDATPGRSYLCATVADDCSIGDPATAAVHELARRHDGFVEVSAKGGEGVLFRLYLPRSDAAEVAPAARAAEERAS, encoded by the coding sequence ATGAGCACGACCCCGCACCACGCGGCGGCGCGCCGCACGGAGCCCCGCGCCAACACGCCCACGCTCGAGGGGGAGCGGCAGGCCTCCCGCGTCCGGCTCGCCATGGGGGCCGTCGGCTCCGCGCTCGTCTTCGCCGCCATCGTCGCGAACCCGGGCGACACCGCCGCCGGCCTGGGCCCGATGGCCGTCGTGATCGCTTGGTTGTCGATCAGCGCGCTTACGCTGCACCTCGTCCACGTCGGGGCGTACAAGCCGTGGCTGTCCTACCTGTCCGGCGGCGCGGACGTCGCGCTCTCCTGTGCCATGCCCTTCACTCTCATGGCGTCGCTGAATCACAACTTCACGAGCGGCGTCCTCGCGGCGCTGTTCTTCCTGGACATCACGCTCGCCGCGCTTCGCCGCGGGCCGGCGCTCGTCGTGGTCGTCGCAATCGCCTCGGCGCTCGCCTACGTCCTCATCACCGGACTCCTGTTCGCGGGTTCGGTCCCGAGCGGCACTCACTACTTGGTCGTCGACGGCAGCGTCGTCACGGGGATCAACTTTACCGATCAGATGGCCAGGGCGATCAGCATGGTCGTCGTCGGGTGGCTCGTCGCGTACGTCGCGCGCAGCCTGCGCAACTCGGAGCGCCACTACCACGAGCTGTTCGAGGCGATCCCGGACGGCATCGTCATCACGCGCCCGAACGGAACGATCGCCACGGTCAACCGCACGTTCGCCGCCATGTCGGGCGCCGCCCCGTCGTCGCTGGTCGGCACGAAGCTGGACGCGCTCCTGGAGTCGATCCCCGGCGCCGGCGAGCGCCGGTCGACGTCGCTCGTCGAGCCGCGCCTCGCGCTGCGGCGGGCGGGCGGCAGCTCGTCGCCGGTCCGGATCGCGTCCACGCCGATCGCGCTCGCCGAAGGCACGGGCACGGTGCTGAGCGTCCGGGACGTCGCAGAACACTCGCGACTCGAACGGGAGCTCGCGCGGAATCGGAGCATCGACACGATCGGCCGCCTGGCCGGAGGGCTCGCTCACGACTTCAACAACATCCTCGGCGGCATCCTCGGCGCGGCGTCCATCGCGACGCGCGTCTCCGAACGCCTGGCGCCCCCGCACCGCGAGAAGCTCGTGAAGCACTTCCAGGCGATCGAGAACGGGGGGCGGGACGCCCGCGAGGTGGTCAGGAAGCTGCTCGACTTCACGCGGACCTCCGCCGCCGAGCCGCGGAGGCTGTCGCTCGCGCGCGTGCTCTCCGACGTGGCGACCCTCTGCCGAAAGACCTTCGGCGACACGATCGAGCTGCGGCTCGACTGCGCGGCCGAGGGCGAGCCGACCGTCTGGGGCGACGAGAGCGCCCTCAAGCAGGCGCTGCTGAGCGTCTGCCTCAACGCCGGCGACTCGACCCCCCTGGGCGGCCGCATCGCGCTGGGCTTAGAGGACGCCCCGACGACCCGGTCGTTCTACGCGAGCCACCCCGACGCGACGCCGGGGCGCAGCTACCTGTGCGCGACGGTCGCGGACGACTGCTCGATTGGCGATCCCGCCACCGCCGCCGTCCATGAGCTCGCGCGCCGGCACGACGGTTTCGTCGAGGTGAGCGCGAAAGGAGGAGAAGGCGTCCTCTTCCGGCTCTACCTGCCGCGGTCCGACGCCGCAGAGGTCGCGCCTGCCGCGCGGGCGGCGGAGGAGAGAGCATCTTGA
- a CDS encoding OmpA family protein, whose protein sequence is MMNFSRLVRTVCAVFLSLVPLAAFGQDDAVVDYDVESAGVVTSDDEAVADAELGAGGDEIMDWGAAEEDDDRAKLKPWEWGARRHHSNLIGTTGLLHMAEAGTGPGGTFGIGAHMTWFKYTNYLIHNDENVGMWGGLNLRISFVDFLELHWNIAAAANSNDKETPTLFQSLGDMTLGLKGSHTFAQWFTLGLDVSAVLMNSVGDVAADFSGTSVGLDALSTFDFAQLNRKLPLRAHLLFGYYFDNSANLVDDLEKKYGGCGSDGQGGANYEGCLSPIERTALGINRNDQLRWGVGLDVLFPYISPMLEYRMEIPVNRQDFVCPRDAPGSYDRCMAEEGARGFRQVMTVGARVLPPIEDLAIDIGVDIGLSGYAPSVHELAAEAPYRLIFGLSYNIDPFREPPPPPPPPPPPPPPPPPPPPPAQILGLVHVEGFVDRPIPEARVTYVGQELNPQVAGRDGRFTSYPLPVGTASLHVEAEGFVSRSFEVEIPETGELEQQLGLVEEIKRGTISGQVLGEEDKPLSGIEIRVEGPTATNVVSGPDGSFELEADDGDYMLVVNAEGYLAKRIRTDVKAGAKTQIQIVLREKPKTSSVVVRAKAIQIKKKIQFKTNSDEIDPVSFNLCDEIAAVIVEHAELKQVEIQGHTDDRGKRDYNLDLSERRAGSVRRYLVDAGVESSRLTAKGFGPDKPLAPNITAGGRAKNRRVEFVILDKTE, encoded by the coding sequence ATGATGAATTTCTCGCGTCTTGTGAGGACGGTCTGCGCCGTGTTCCTGTCGCTGGTCCCGTTGGCAGCGTTCGGCCAGGACGATGCGGTGGTCGATTACGACGTCGAGTCCGCGGGGGTCGTCACGAGCGACGACGAGGCGGTCGCCGACGCGGAGCTCGGCGCGGGCGGCGACGAGATCATGGACTGGGGAGCTGCGGAGGAGGACGACGACCGCGCGAAGCTGAAGCCCTGGGAGTGGGGCGCGCGCAGGCACCACTCGAACCTCATCGGCACGACCGGCCTCCTCCACATGGCCGAGGCGGGCACCGGACCGGGCGGGACGTTCGGCATCGGCGCGCACATGACTTGGTTCAAGTACACGAACTATCTCATTCACAACGACGAGAACGTCGGGATGTGGGGCGGGCTGAACCTGCGGATCTCGTTCGTCGACTTCCTCGAGCTGCACTGGAACATCGCGGCCGCAGCGAACAGCAACGACAAGGAGACCCCGACTTTGTTCCAGTCGCTCGGCGACATGACGCTCGGCCTCAAGGGATCGCACACGTTCGCGCAGTGGTTCACGCTCGGCCTCGACGTGAGCGCCGTCTTGATGAACTCCGTGGGCGACGTCGCGGCCGACTTCTCCGGCACCTCGGTCGGGCTCGACGCGCTGTCGACGTTCGACTTCGCGCAGCTCAACAGGAAGCTCCCGCTGCGTGCGCACCTCCTGTTCGGCTACTACTTCGACAACTCCGCGAACCTCGTCGACGACCTCGAGAAGAAGTACGGCGGCTGCGGCTCGGACGGGCAGGGCGGCGCGAACTACGAGGGGTGCCTGTCGCCCATCGAGCGGACCGCGCTCGGCATCAACAGGAATGACCAGCTCCGGTGGGGGGTCGGCCTCGACGTGCTGTTTCCGTACATCTCCCCGATGCTCGAGTACCGGATGGAGATCCCTGTGAACCGCCAGGACTTCGTCTGCCCGCGCGACGCTCCGGGCAGCTACGATCGCTGCATGGCAGAGGAGGGGGCGCGCGGCTTCCGCCAGGTGATGACCGTCGGGGCGCGCGTGCTGCCGCCCATCGAGGATCTCGCGATCGACATCGGCGTCGACATCGGCCTCTCGGGCTACGCGCCGAGCGTCCACGAGCTCGCCGCGGAGGCGCCGTACCGCCTCATCTTCGGGCTGAGCTACAACATCGACCCGTTCCGGGAGCCGCCGCCGCCGCCGCCGCCGCCGCCCCCGCCCCCTCCGCCGCCGCCGCCGCCGCCGCCGCCGGCGCAGATCCTCGGCCTGGTGCACGTGGAGGGCTTCGTCGATCGGCCGATCCCGGAGGCGAGGGTGACGTACGTCGGCCAGGAGCTCAACCCGCAGGTCGCGGGGCGCGACGGCCGGTTCACGTCGTACCCGCTGCCCGTCGGCACCGCGTCCCTGCACGTCGAGGCGGAGGGCTTCGTGAGCAGGAGCTTCGAGGTCGAGATCCCCGAGACCGGCGAGCTCGAGCAGCAGCTCGGGCTCGTGGAGGAGATCAAGAGGGGGACGATCTCCGGGCAGGTGCTCGGCGAGGAGGACAAGCCGCTGAGCGGGATCGAGATCCGGGTCGAGGGGCCGACCGCCACGAACGTCGTCAGCGGGCCGGACGGCTCCTTCGAGCTCGAGGCGGACGACGGCGACTACATGCTCGTCGTGAACGCCGAGGGCTACCTCGCGAAGCGGATCCGCACCGACGTCAAGGCGGGGGCGAAGACGCAGATCCAGATCGTGCTGCGGGAGAAGCCGAAGACCTCGTCGGTCGTGGTCCGGGCGAAGGCGATCCAGATCAAGAAGAAGATCCAGTTCAAGACGAACTCCGACGAGATCGACCCCGTGTCGTTCAACCTGTGCGACGAGATCGCGGCGGTGATAGTCGAGCACGCGGAGCTCAAGCAGGTCGAGATCCAGGGGCACACGGACGACCGGGGCAAGCGCGACTACAACCTCGACCTGAGCGAGCGCCGCGCGGGCTCGGTGCGCCGGTACCTCGTCGACGCGGGCGTCGAATCGAGCCGGCTGACCGCGAAGGGGTTCGGTCCGGACAAGCCGCTCGCGCCAAATATCACGGCCGGCGGCCGCGCGAAGAACCGCCGCGTGGAGTTCGTCATCCTCGACAAGACCGAGTAG
- the gltX gene encoding glutamate--tRNA ligase, translated as MSEIRLRFAPSPTGVLHLGGARTALFNWLYARHTGGKFLLRIEDTDHERSTDESTRAILDALRWLGMSWDEEPVIQSRRLDQHKEALRQLIDAGKVYKCYCTPEEREAMREKALAAGRTFIYDGRCDGLPERPGAPFVWRFRMPKTGETVVDDIVQGRVVTPNAEIEDLVIARADGSPLYNFVVVIDDAAMGITHVVRGKDHLTNTPKQIHIYRGLGLPEPRFAHLPLILGLSKRLRSAGIEAYRAQGYVPEAVNNYIARLGWSCGDQELFTAAELVEKFDLADVNRSEGALNLEKMEWTNQQHIQRTLPERLAALAPPFLAARGISVDAADPKLVGACRTVAARSKTLVELAEKIRFYFAPDGALAYTEDAAAKFLDVAARGRLAAMADALGAIPEWTEAALEAAVKAFCEAQGLKLKDVAQPTRVALTGEATGPGLYETMVVLGRESSLARLRRAAARG; from the coding sequence ATGTCAGAGATCCGACTCCGCTTCGCACCGTCGCCGACCGGCGTCCTCCACCTGGGCGGCGCCCGGACGGCGCTCTTCAACTGGCTGTACGCCCGCCACACGGGCGGGAAGTTCCTCCTGCGCATCGAGGACACCGACCACGAGCGCTCGACCGACGAGTCGACGCGCGCGATCCTCGACGCCCTGCGCTGGCTCGGCATGAGCTGGGACGAGGAGCCGGTCATCCAGTCGCGCCGCCTCGATCAGCACAAGGAGGCGCTGCGGCAGCTGATCGACGCGGGCAAGGTCTACAAGTGCTACTGCACGCCCGAGGAGCGCGAGGCGATGCGCGAGAAGGCGCTCGCCGCCGGCAGGACGTTCATCTACGACGGCCGCTGCGACGGGCTCCCCGAGCGGCCGGGCGCGCCGTTCGTCTGGCGCTTCCGCATGCCCAAGACGGGCGAGACGGTCGTCGACGACATCGTGCAGGGCAGGGTGGTCACGCCGAACGCCGAGATCGAGGATCTCGTCATCGCGCGGGCGGACGGATCGCCGCTCTACAACTTCGTGGTGGTCATCGACGACGCGGCGATGGGGATCACGCACGTCGTGCGCGGCAAGGATCACCTCACGAACACGCCGAAGCAGATCCACATCTACCGCGGCCTCGGCCTGCCCGAGCCGCGCTTCGCGCACCTGCCGCTCATCCTCGGCCTCTCGAAGCGGCTCCGCTCGGCCGGCATCGAGGCGTACCGCGCGCAGGGCTACGTCCCCGAGGCGGTGAACAACTACATCGCGCGGCTCGGCTGGTCGTGCGGCGACCAGGAGCTGTTCACGGCGGCGGAGCTCGTCGAGAAGTTCGACCTCGCGGACGTCAACAGATCCGAGGGCGCCTTGAACCTCGAGAAGATGGAGTGGACGAACCAGCAGCACATCCAGCGCACGCTGCCCGAGCGGCTCGCCGCGCTCGCCCCGCCGTTCCTCGCGGCCCGCGGGATCTCCGTCGACGCGGCGGATCCGAAGCTCGTCGGGGCGTGCCGCACGGTCGCCGCGCGCTCGAAGACGCTCGTCGAGCTCGCGGAGAAGATCCGCTTCTACTTCGCGCCCGACGGCGCGCTCGCGTACACAGAGGACGCGGCGGCGAAGTTCCTCGACGTGGCGGCGCGCGGACGGCTCGCCGCGATGGCGGACGCGCTCGGCGCGATCCCCGAGTGGACCGAGGCCGCGCTCGAGGCGGCGGTCAAGGCGTTCTGCGAGGCGCAGGGGCTCAAGCTCAAGGACGTCGCGCAGCCGACGCGGGTCGCGCTCACCGGCGAGGCGACCGGCCCCGGGCTCTACGAGACGATGGTCGTGCTCGGCCGCGAGTCGTCGCTCGCGAGGCTGCGGCGCGCAGCGGCGAGGGGGTAG
- a CDS encoding CPBP family intramembrane metalloprotease encodes MRLRELPLLPVRFLLWLARWLLLDPWRELDGEAAAYRSGEGAALYTKDALLVFYIFAVVTISLTVQWYFGDPDAFYAILAFVDDPTSPILHPVPYAIAAAIFKPDGGGSAVLALATSERWELWNLLYWAAWRVIGFLVIPAIAVAVHPRLRFADTGLSARGFSKHVWLYGVLFAPVLIAVVVVSFTDEFSTYYPFYGEAHRSLFDFGVWEAFYFAQFLSLEYFFRGFMIQPLRRIMGSSSVFAMVIPYVMIHFDKPMLECFAAIIAGVVLGTLALRTRSIWAGFLIHVSVALSMDVAAILQTHGIPWR; translated from the coding sequence TTGCGGCTCCGGGAGCTCCCGCTTCTGCCCGTCCGGTTCCTCCTTTGGCTCGCCCGCTGGCTCCTGCTCGATCCATGGCGCGAGCTCGACGGCGAAGCTGCCGCCTACCGTTCCGGCGAGGGCGCCGCGCTGTACACCAAGGACGCGCTCCTCGTCTTCTACATCTTCGCCGTCGTGACGATATCGCTCACCGTGCAGTGGTACTTCGGCGATCCGGACGCGTTCTACGCGATCCTGGCCTTCGTCGACGACCCGACGAGCCCCATCCTCCATCCCGTCCCCTACGCGATCGCGGCGGCGATCTTCAAGCCGGACGGCGGCGGCTCGGCGGTGCTCGCGCTCGCCACGAGCGAGCGCTGGGAGCTGTGGAACCTCCTGTACTGGGCGGCATGGCGCGTCATCGGCTTCCTCGTCATCCCGGCGATCGCGGTCGCCGTCCACCCGCGCCTCAGGTTCGCGGACACCGGGCTCAGCGCCCGCGGCTTCTCGAAGCACGTCTGGCTGTACGGCGTGCTGTTCGCGCCGGTGCTGATCGCCGTCGTCGTCGTCTCCTTCACGGACGAGTTCTCGACCTACTACCCGTTCTACGGGGAGGCGCACCGCTCGCTCTTCGACTTCGGCGTGTGGGAGGCGTTCTACTTCGCCCAGTTCCTGTCGCTCGAGTACTTCTTCCGCGGCTTCATGATCCAGCCGCTGCGCCGCATCATGGGCTCGTCGTCGGTCTTCGCGATGGTGATCCCGTACGTGATGATCCACTTCGACAAGCCGATGCTCGAGTGCTTCGCGGCGATCATCGCTGGCGTCGTGCTCGGCACGCTGGCGCTCCGGACCCGGTCGATCTGGGCCGGGTTCCTCATCCACGTGAGCGTCGCGCTCTCCATGGACGTCGCGGCGATCCTGCAGACGCACGGGATCCCCTGGCGCTGA
- a CDS encoding VWA domain-containing protein → MKKIEAFFIVLFGVPVLLALQGCWMMAPWGDHGHGTDADTDSDSDSDSDTECEETVITVLNDPARVLILLDHSSSMAGTNWDIARSAIGDLLSTFASSSIEFGLDTLPDPQVGECSVEAPVAVDCGPGTEAAINGALAGMSTFVSTPLYDAMAELTEPGYAPGCMETEHAKHLLLIADGEDSCSTATPGDFAALTSALVGMGVRITVVGFNVNIDSGQLEAIAANGGTEFTSYLNASDESSLNAALGAIADSVDSCLFTIAWPAASAEPGLVNFYFDGLPVPMDEDCSTGFGWRWAGEAHTQIEFCEGSCELLKDGAIGELRATFGCETIGG, encoded by the coding sequence ATGAAAAAGATAGAGGCTTTCTTCATTGTTCTGTTCGGCGTCCCCGTCCTGCTCGCGCTCCAGGGTTGCTGGATGATGGCTCCGTGGGGCGATCACGGCCACGGGACGGACGCGGACACCGATTCGGACTCGGACTCCGACAGCGACACCGAGTGCGAAGAGACGGTCATCACGGTCCTCAACGACCCCGCGCGCGTGCTGATCCTCCTGGATCACTCCTCGTCCATGGCGGGCACCAACTGGGACATCGCGCGGAGCGCCATCGGGGATCTCCTCTCGACGTTCGCCTCAAGCTCCATCGAGTTCGGCCTGGACACGCTGCCGGACCCCCAGGTCGGCGAGTGCTCGGTCGAGGCGCCGGTAGCGGTCGACTGCGGCCCGGGCACGGAGGCCGCCATCAACGGCGCGCTCGCGGGCATGTCCACGTTCGTCTCCACGCCGCTCTACGACGCGATGGCCGAGCTCACCGAGCCGGGCTACGCGCCCGGGTGCATGGAGACGGAGCACGCCAAGCACCTCCTCCTCATCGCGGACGGCGAGGACTCCTGCTCGACCGCGACGCCGGGGGACTTCGCCGCGCTGACGAGCGCCCTCGTGGGGATGGGCGTCCGGATCACGGTGGTCGGGTTCAACGTGAACATCGACTCCGGACAGCTCGAAGCGATCGCGGCCAACGGCGGCACCGAGTTCACGTCGTACCTCAACGCGAGCGACGAGTCGTCGCTCAACGCCGCGCTCGGCGCGATCGCGGACTCCGTCGACAGCTGCCTCTTCACGATCGCCTGGCCGGCCGCCTCGGCCGAGCCGGGGCTCGTCAACTTCTACTTCGACGGCCTCCCCGTCCCCATGGACGAGGACTGCTCGACCGGCTTCGGCTGGCGCTGGGCCGGCGAGGCGCACACCCAGATCGAGTTCTGCGAGGGCTCCTGCGAGCTGCTTAAGGACGGCGCGATCGGCGAGCTCCGGGCGACCTTCGGGTGCGAGACGATCGGCGGGTAG
- a CDS encoding archaemetzincin, protein MKDEKLRQPVNRMHLLYAMAPIAMLVFLAVTLIHGFSKIGDRPAPAPSTVPAPKAAALPGRAPGPPAVPPARCLSWSGGYAAVRERLRPLHRAPEVSRPGKRLVADADLGQTFELWRASAPAEARGARRTIYVQPIGAFTPAEERVVALTAELLGVYFGLPVTRLAPLPVDAAWPKEARRADKSWGPDQLKVPYVLEKLLAPRIAGDAVVVLGLTAHGLWEGDDLTFSYGRTSPSERVAIWSLAPNGELGRDPEAQEEHVRRTFKTAVHEIGHVLSIEHCTAYVCAMRGAEDMAGVDLRPLWLCPECEAKLLAATGVDPLWHYERLVGFFRELGMGEEAWFYERALFAVRGVPGLEPPFVAGVTRVVDSPVCAPAGVSPAGSRAGRGR, encoded by the coding sequence ATGAAGGACGAGAAGCTCCGGCAGCCCGTCAACCGCATGCACCTGCTGTACGCCATGGCGCCTATCGCCATGCTGGTCTTCCTCGCGGTCACGCTCATCCACGGCTTCTCGAAGATCGGCGACCGGCCCGCGCCCGCGCCTTCGACCGTGCCGGCGCCGAAGGCCGCCGCGCTGCCGGGGCGCGCCCCCGGACCGCCGGCCGTCCCACCCGCGCGCTGCCTCTCGTGGAGCGGAGGCTACGCGGCGGTCCGCGAGCGGCTGCGGCCGCTGCACAGGGCGCCGGAGGTATCGAGGCCCGGAAAGCGGCTCGTCGCGGACGCCGATCTCGGGCAGACGTTCGAGCTCTGGCGGGCGAGCGCCCCGGCCGAGGCGCGCGGCGCGCGGCGCACGATCTACGTCCAGCCGATCGGCGCATTCACGCCCGCCGAGGAGCGGGTCGTGGCGCTCACGGCGGAGCTGCTCGGCGTGTACTTCGGCCTGCCCGTCACGCGGCTCGCGCCGCTGCCCGTGGACGCCGCGTGGCCCAAGGAGGCGCGGCGCGCGGACAAGAGCTGGGGACCGGATCAGCTCAAGGTCCCCTATGTCCTCGAGAAGCTCCTCGCCCCGAGGATCGCGGGCGACGCCGTCGTCGTCCTCGGGCTCACCGCGCACGGGTTGTGGGAGGGCGATGACCTGACGTTCAGCTACGGCCGGACGTCGCCGTCCGAGCGGGTCGCGATCTGGTCGCTCGCGCCCAACGGCGAGCTGGGACGCGATCCGGAAGCGCAGGAGGAGCACGTCCGCCGCACGTTCAAGACGGCGGTCCACGAGATCGGCCACGTGCTCTCCATCGAGCACTGCACGGCGTACGTCTGCGCCATGCGCGGCGCGGAGGACATGGCCGGCGTCGATCTCCGGCCGCTCTGGCTCTGCCCCGAGTGCGAGGCGAAGCTGCTCGCGGCCACGGGCGTCGATCCGCTGTGGCACTACGAGCGGCTCGTCGGGTTCTTCCGGGAGCTCGGGATGGGGGAGGAGGCGTGGTTCTACGAGCGCGCGCTCTTCGCGGTCCGCGGCGTCCCGGGGCTCGAACCGCCGTTCGTGGCGGGGGTCACGAGGGTGGTGGATTCCCCGGTGTGCGCGCCGGCAGGCGTCAGTCCTGCGGGGTCTCGAGCTGGAAGGGGTAGGTGA
- a CDS encoding AgmX/PglI C-terminal domain-containing protein, whose amino-acid sequence MNTNAKRIKVITRPELRVDAAALEDESRRVIELITTWRGTVIRVDVLRADGKAPSRFRVGEDPKCDLQVPAETLGGLAELPLVAALPGGGAQLTLPPGAAGDVTSEGGRRASFAELAAAGESHPSEETPGCMRVLVPAGAIAVAELGGFGFVAKSVPAPRPLTASFKLSRDNHVFGGASLAFHFLVVAIAFFDVPDLLAMSLDLGDGMDKGVTYVPLEQQKKEAAEKEKDVGSEGKRARDEEGQMGKRDARVTHAKYAIKGLRDNPTPRLQRDMAREAGILSYLTAANAPVSPFGADSAFGQDPENALGDLMGNRFGDSFGYGGLGVHGTGRGGGGDGTETIGVGDLDTIGRDGHGPSKRYGDIGDPRDGVRKPGNPVRPINTGAVVKGSLSKETIRRVVHRHLNEVKFCYERELASRPDVTGRVSVQFVIDGMGAVQTAVAKESTLGSAALDACIALAVRRWTFPQPDGGGVVIVTYPFQLETPQD is encoded by the coding sequence ATGAACACGAATGCGAAGAGGATCAAGGTGATCACACGGCCGGAGCTCCGTGTGGACGCGGCCGCGCTGGAGGACGAGTCGCGGCGGGTGATCGAGCTCATCACGACGTGGCGCGGCACCGTCATCCGGGTCGACGTGCTGCGCGCCGACGGCAAGGCGCCCTCCCGCTTCCGCGTGGGAGAGGATCCGAAGTGCGATCTGCAGGTGCCCGCCGAGACGCTCGGCGGCCTCGCGGAGCTGCCGCTCGTCGCGGCGTTGCCCGGCGGCGGCGCGCAGCTCACGCTCCCGCCAGGGGCCGCCGGGGACGTCACCTCCGAGGGCGGCCGCCGCGCGTCGTTCGCGGAGCTCGCCGCGGCCGGGGAGAGCCACCCGAGCGAGGAGACGCCCGGATGCATGCGCGTCCTCGTTCCGGCCGGCGCGATCGCCGTCGCGGAGCTCGGCGGCTTCGGCTTCGTCGCCAAGTCCGTCCCCGCGCCGCGGCCGCTCACCGCGTCCTTCAAGCTCAGCCGAGACAACCACGTCTTCGGCGGCGCGTCGCTCGCGTTCCACTTCCTCGTCGTCGCCATCGCGTTCTTCGACGTGCCGGATCTGCTCGCCATGTCGCTCGACCTCGGCGACGGCATGGACAAGGGCGTCACGTACGTGCCGCTCGAGCAGCAGAAGAAGGAGGCGGCCGAGAAGGAGAAGGACGTCGGGAGCGAGGGGAAGCGCGCCAGGGACGAGGAGGGGCAGATGGGGAAGCGGGACGCCCGGGTGACGCACGCCAAGTACGCGATCAAGGGCCTGCGGGACAACCCGACCCCTCGGCTGCAGCGGGACATGGCGCGCGAGGCGGGCATCCTCAGCTACCTCACCGCCGCGAACGCGCCGGTGTCGCCGTTCGGCGCCGACTCGGCGTTCGGCCAGGATCCGGAGAACGCGCTCGGCGATCTCATGGGGAACAGGTTCGGCGACAGCTTCGGCTACGGTGGCCTCGGCGTCCACGGCACGGGACGCGGCGGCGGCGGCGACGGCACCGAAACGATCGGCGTTGGCGATCTCGACACGATCGGGCGCGACGGCCACGGCCCGAGCAAGAGGTACGGCGACATCGGCGATCCACGCGACGGCGTCCGCAAGCCCGGGAACCCGGTCAGGCCGATCAACACCGGGGCGGTGGTCAAGGGCTCCCTGTCCAAGGAGACGATCCGCCGAGTCGTCCACCGCCACCTGAACGAGGTGAAGTTCTGCTACGAGCGCGAGCTCGCGTCGCGCCCGGACGTCACCGGCCGCGTGTCGGTCCAGTTCGTCATCGACGGGATGGGCGCGGTGCAGACCGCGGTCGCGAAGGAGTCGACGCTGGGCAGCGCGGCGCTTGACGCGTGCATCGCCCTGGCCGTGCGCCGGTGGACGTTCCCGCAGCCGGACGGCGGGGGCGTCGTCATCGTCACCTACCCCTTCCAGCTCGAGACCCCGCAGGACTGA